The genomic DNA TGCCGGCTGCGTCGGAAGTGACGTAGCGCAGCGGCCCTGTCTGCGCCGCCCGGCTTGCCGCCGAGCCGATGCCCGAAAGGGTATAGGTAGATGTCGCGGTGCCCAGTACGATCTGGCCGGGACGCGATGCGACGGCGCCTTCGCCGATCGCGACGCTGCCAGCCGCGCCGGCATTTGCGCCGTTGCCGAGCGCGATCGCCGACTGGCCGTTGGCGATGCTGTCCGCACCGATCGCGACGGCGCCAAGTCCGGTCGCGCGGTTGTCTGCGCCGATCGCCACGGCGCCGCGGCCGGTCGCGATATTGGGGTCGCCGATCGCCACCGCTCCGTTGCCCGACGCGACGTTGGCGAGACCGATCGACACTGCCGCGCCGTCCTGCGCGACCGCGCCGCTGCCGATCGCGACCGAATGATCGCCGCTGGCGACGCTGCCGCCACCCAAAGCGACGGCGTCCGCACCGCTGGCGATGGCCGCCGGGCCGGTGCTGCTCGTCTCGAGATAGGCGGTGCGCTCGAACGCGCGATCGGCGGTGGCCTGTGCGACCGCGGTCTCTGCTGCGTTCGATGCATTCGCGGCCCGCGCTTGTGCCGCAAGCCCGTAGGCATCATCGGCTCGGCCCTGCGCCGCTGCCGCATCGCGCAACGCGCTGTCCGCGCTGGTCTGTGCCGCGCCGGCGCCGGCGAGCGCCGTATCGGCCGTCAACTGAGCCACCCCTGCGTAGCTGAGTGCCATATCGGCAGTGCCTTGCGCGGCGGCGGCATCCCCCACTGCGACGTCGGCAGTGCTCTGGGCTGCCGCGGCATCCGCAATACCGTCATTGGCCAAAGCCCGAGCGGTTGCCGCTTCCAATCGCGCGAGGTCGGCGGTGCCTTGTGCCGCAGCCGCGTCGCTGGTTGCAGCATCGGCCGTATCTTGTGCGCCCGACGCTGCTGCAAGCGCGCTGTCGCCCGTAGCCTGCGCCGCTGCGGCTTCGGCACGCGCGACCGTTGCTGTGCCTTGCGCGATGGCGGCGTCACTGAGGGCGTCGTCCGCGGTGGTCTGAGCGCCGGATGCTGCTGCGAGCGCGTCATCTGCGGTGCCCTGGGCATTGGTCGCCTCGCTTCGCGCGGTGTCGGCTGTGCTTTGCGCGGTTGCCGCGTCGGTGAGCGCGTTATCCGCCGTGCTCTGTGCTGTCGCCGCATCCGCGAGCGCGTCATCTGCGCTGCTCTGCGCTGTCGCTGCATCCGCGCGCGCGGCGTCGGCAGTAGCCTGAGCGGCTGCGGCGTCGGCCAACGCGTTCGTCGCATCGCTTGCGGCGGCGGAGACGGCCTGATCAGTCGCGTGGAGCTGACTACCAGTCACGGCGTCAGTGCTGGTCGCGCCGACGCGGCCGGCAGTGACGTTGGTGATCGCGCGGGTCGCGCCGCTGGCACCGACAGACACACTGTCCGCTTCGTCCGCGACCGATCCCTGGCCGAGCGCGACGGCGTTGCGCGCTGTCGTCCGGCTGTTCGCGCCGAGCGCGGTACCGTTCGCCGCGATGCCGCCGCCGTCGGCAGATGCGCTCGCGCCATTGCCCAGCGCCACGCTGTTGGTGCCGAGCGCCTGCGCGCTTTCCCCTGCTGCATTCGATCCACCGATGGCGGTGCCGTAATTGCCGCTGGCACGCGCGCCGCTGGCGCCGTTCGCCGCACCGCTGCCGATAGCCGTCGAACCGAGGCCGCTGGCGGAAGCACCCGCGCCACCCGCACCGCCGGCCGCGCCGTAGGTACCTTGCGCGCCCGAACCGATCGCGACCGATCCGGAGCCCGTCGCCGCGGCGCCAGCACCGCCCGGGCCCGCATTGCCGGCCGTGGCATTGCCGCCGTTGCCGCCCGACCCGACCGAGATCGCGCCCGCACCGTTGCCGTTGGCGCCTGCGCCGCCATTGCCGCCGCGCCCTGCGCTGGAGTTGCCGCCACGGCCGCCGGAGCCGACGCCGAGACCGGTCGGTCCCGCCGTAGCCGCGGCACCGGCGGTGGGGGCAGGGGCAACGGTGCCGCTGCCAGCCGCGCCTCCGTTTCCGAAGACGAGTTGCGCCAGCGCGGGATGCGCAAAGCCGCACGCGGCGGCGGCGGCAAGCAGGCCCACCCGGCGGTGGTAACGGAGCGCGGACATGTTCTTCCCCCGAAACTATCGAGGGATCTTCAACCAAATCCCGGTAAACATTCCGATAAGGATGAACTTGTCGTCCATAACGAAGAAGGGCCGCGGCTTGCGCCACGGCCCCTCGCCATTCGAACCTGGTATCGCGGATCAGGCGACCGCGACCTCGGCGGTATCGACCTTCAGCCCCGGGCCCATCGTCGAGCTCAGCGCGAGCTTGCGGACATATTTGCCCTTCGCGCCGGCCGGCTTGGCCTTGACGATCGCATCGACAAACGCGTCGAAATTCTTGCGAAGATCGGCTTCGGAGAAGCTTGCCTTGCCGATACCCGAGTGGACGATGCCCGCCTTTTCGACGCGGAACTCGACCTGGCCGCCCTTGGCCGCCTTCACGGCTTCGGCAACGTTCGGGGTGACCGTGCCGAGCTTCGGGTTCGGCATCAGGCCCTTGGGGCCGAGCACCTTACCGAGACGGCCGACAACGCCCATCATGTCCGGGGTCGCGATGACGCGGTCGAAGTCGATCTGGCCGCCTTGGATGGTCTCCATCAGGTCTTCGGCGCCGACCACATCGGCACCCGCCTTCTTGGCTTCGTCCGCCTTGTCGCCCTTGGCGAAGACGGCGACACGCACGTCCTTGCCAGTGCCGGCGGGGAGGGTGACGACGCCGCGCACCATCTGGTCGGCATGACGCGGATCGACGCCCAGGTTGATCGCGATCTCGATCGTCTCGTCGAACTTCGACGTGGCGTTCTTCTTGATAAGGCCGATAGCCTCGTCGATGGCGTGGAGCTTCTCGCGGTCGATAGTCTCGGCGAGGGTTTTCGCCTTCTTGCTCAGCTTAGCCATCCTATCAGCCCTCCACCACTTCGAGGCCCATCGCGCGGGCGGAGCCTTCGATGATCTTGGTCGCGGCCTCGATGTCGTTGGCGTTGAGATCCTTCATCTTGGTTTCGGCGATCTGCGCGAGCGCCGAACGCTTGATCTTGCCCGCGGAGACCTTGCCCGGCTCCTTGGAGCCCGACTTCAGGTTCGCGGCCTTCTTGATGAGGAAGCTCGCGGGCGGCGTCTTCGTTTCGAACGAAAAGCTGCGATCGGCATAGACGGTGATGACGGTGGGGATGGGCATCCCCTTTTCCATCTCCTGCGTGCCGGCGTTGAACGCCTTGCAGAATTCCATGATGTTGACGCCGCGCTGACCGAGCGCGGGGCCGATCGGCGGGGAGGGGTTGGCGGCGCCCGCGGGCACCTGGAGCTTGATATAGCCCGTAATCTTCTTTGCCATGCGTCTCACTCTATAGCGGGCCAGCTAGATGGGCGATGCGGCGGGCCGCACCGTCCGAACAACCGGCCGGTTCAAGTTTAGCGGTTCAAGCGGCGCCCGAGGGTGCCTCCCGCACATTTTCCATTGCAGATGCGTTGGACGGCCGCGGCCCTAGCGCAAACGGCGCGGGAAGGGAACAGCGAATCGGGTGAAAAGTGGCTCCCGGCTAGGACAACGGGTAACGCACTTCGTTTCACCGCAATAAAAAAGCCCCGCAAAAGCGGGGCTTTTTCATAGCGTTGTTAGCTTAGCGCCAGTAGCCGCCGCCGAAAATCCAAGCCCACATGTTGACCTCCATGAACACGGACAGGGAAGCCCTGTCGACAGTTCACATTAACCCTAACGGGTAAGGTTAACAAGAGGGTAACTATTCAGGCGGCGCGGAAAGCCTCTCCTTCCGAAATACGGCTAAGAAGATCTTGCCATGGCATTGGACGCCCCAAGTGGTAACCCTGCATGATATCGCAGCCCATCTGCTGCAACTCCTGCAGAATCTCCTCATTCTCCACGCCTTCCGCAACCACCTTGCGTCCCAAGGAGTGCGCAAGCTGGATCGTGGAATTAACCATGATGCGATCGCTTTGCGACTTGTTGAGCATGCTGATGAAGCTGCGGTCGATCTTGATCTCCGATGCCGGTATGCGGCGAAGATATTCGAGAGTGGAGAAACCCGTCCCGTAATCGTCGATCGAGAGCTGGACGCCCAGCGCGCTCAGCGCTTCCAGATTCGCAATCTGAATCTCGGCGCTGCCCAAGGTCGAAGTCTCGGTGACCTCCAGTGTCAGCAGCTCCGGTGCGAGCTTGTGCTTGTGAAGCAGCCGCTCGACGGTCGGCACCAATTTGTCGCTGCTCAGTAGCGGCACGGACAAATTGACGGCGATCGTGAAGTGCCGGCCGCCGCGATTGACGTTGCCGGCCACCGCCAGAGCCTTGTCGAGCACGAAATAAGTCAGCCGCTCGATGCGGCCGCCTTGTTCGGCCGGGCCGATGAACTGATCGGGATAGATCTGGCCCTTCTCGGGGTGGGTCCAGCGGACCAGCGCCTCCGCGCCGATCAACGCCTTGGTCTGGCCGTCGAACTGGGGCTGATAGGCGACCCAAAGCTCGCCATTGTCGATCGCATGGTCGAGCCGCGCGAGCAGCGACATAGCCCAGTCGGCATCCTCGACGCTTGCGGGATTGAACGTCGCCCAGCGTTTGCCGTCGCGCGCGGCCTCGTCGGCGGCGACCAGCGCGCTCGACGCCCGCTGCGCGAGCGTCCGTGATCCGTCGAGATCGAGGCCGAAGGTAACGCTGAGGTCGATCAGGCGGCCCGCGACCACGATCGGGCTGCGGAACAGGGCCTGCAATCCTTCAAGCTGCTGGGTGATGCCGTCTTCGGAGCCTTCGGCGGCGAGCCAGACGAACACGCCTTCGTCCGCCTGATAGATGGTCGCGCCGCCAGATCCGAATTCGAGGCGGCCGACGATCTGCTCGACCAGCTCCTTTTCCTGCTGCGGCGGGAGCGTGGCGGTGATCTGCGCATGGTTCTTCACGCGCGCAGCGACGACCATGCCGTTGTAGAGCCGGTTCTGACGCAGGGCCTGAAGGTTGGGCATGCCCGTGATCAGGTTGGTCGTGCCGCGCAGGCGGTAGGCGCGGCGCATGCTGCGAACGATGCGGGCGACGCCGGCCACCGTCAGCGCCATCAGCGCCGGCACGACCTCGACCCGGATGTGCTGCATCTCGAGCCACACCGGGCCGGCGAGAAGGCCGATAGCGGTGAATCCGAAAAGCGCCGTCGCAAGCCAGCGCCGCCGAAGTTTCAGAACGGCAGCAGCGAAAAGCATCGCGGCGATCAGCGGCGCGATCCAGCCGGCGTTGATGGGTTCGCCCTCGCGCAAAGTCTCGGCGCCGATGAGGTGGAACATGACGCCCGGGACAGGCCGCAAGCCCGGCACGCGGAAGCGCTCGACTGCATTGTCGGTGCGGCCGATCACGATGCTCTTCCCGGTCAGGTCCGCTGCAGACACCCGACCGTTCAATATGTCGCTGGCGCTGAACCACGGGATCGAGCGGATATCGATGCCATAATCCACCGGGAAGAGATCGGGTGCCGGATGACGGACATCGGCAAGTTCGCTGCTGAGCGAGGGCACCAGCCGGCCGCCGACGTTGACGGCGTAGGGGTGCTTCCAGATCGCATCGTCCCACCACACGAAGAGATTGGTGTTCACCGGAGTGCCGCTGCCGCTGAAGATCGCGGGCGGAGCGTGATCGGTCTTGGCGCCGGTGACCGGGTTCACCGTGAAGCGGGTTGGCAGCAGGACGTTGGCACTCGCTCCGCGCAGTGCGCGCGCCAAGGCGGTCGCCTGGCGGTCTGTCCCTAGCGTCGCGAAATCGGCATCGATGAAAATGCGGCGGGGTTTAGCGGCATCGACCGCATCAACCAATTCGGCGAGCATGTCGCCGCGCCAGGGAAGGGGGCCGAAATCGGCGATGCTGCGGTCGTCGATGGCGACCAGCGCGATCTGGCCGCTCGCCGGATGGCTGCGCACCTTGGCGCGCGTCACCTGCATCGCGTTCTCGACGAGCTCGCCGACCTGCGCCACGCCGAAGACGAGCCCCACCAGCAGCGCCAGAATCAGCGCTTTCCAAGGTCGTTCAACGGTGATCGTTTTAGATGTCAAAGTGATAGGCTTCGGCGCGCGTTAGGACCGAAGTGACTATAACGTCGAAACCTTACCGAATTGCATTAACCCTATTGCCGGAAACCGCACCCGCGCGCAGCTTTCCGAAACGGGTTCGAAGCCGGCGTTATTTGACCAGTTCGACCTGCTCGAAATCGAGCTCCACAGGTGTCGCGCGGCCGAAGATCGAGACCGCGACCTTGACGCGGCTCTTCTCGAAATCGAGCTCTTCCACCAAGCCGTTGAAGCTCGCGAACGGGCCGTCGAGAACCTTGACGCTGTCGCCGATCTCATAATCGACGCTGATCTTCTGCTTGGGCGCCGCGGCTGCCGCTTCATCCTTGGTGTTGAGGATGCGCGCCGCCTCGGCCTCGCTGATCGGCTGCGGCTTACCGCTGGAGCCAAGGAAGCCGGTCACCTTCGGCGTGTTCTTGACGAGGTGGTAAACGTCATCGTTCATCGCCAGCTTGGCGAGGACGTAGCCGGGGAAGAACTTGCGGTCCGACGTCACCTTCTTGCCGCGGCGGACCTCGGTCACCTTCTCGGTCGGCACTTCGACGGCCTCGACGAGCTGATCGAGCCCGAGCCGGGTGGCGTCGGCCACGATCTGGTCGCGGACCTTGTTCTCGAAGCCGGAATAAGCGTGGATGATGTACCAGCGGGCCATGGGTTTCCTTAGCTCAGGAGGCCGAGCAGCGCCTGGACGATCGCGCTGAACGCGGAATCGACGCCGAAGAAGAAGATGCCGAGCACCGACGCCATGATCACCACCATGATCGTGGTGCGGATCGTCTCGGCGCGCGTCGGCCAGACCACCTTAGCGGTCTCGGCGCGCACCTGCCGTAGGAATTCGACCGGACTGACCTTCGCCACGCTATCTCGACCCTTTGAAATCTACTTTGAAATCGACACGAACGAGGCCGGCAGCGGCCTCACTGGGAAGCGCCCCGACCCCGGACTATCCTCCGACATCTAGGCGCCATTTGCCGCCCGTCAACGGGCGGCGGTGGCAGGAGTGGAGGGACTCGAACCCACGGCCCTCGGTTTTGGAGACCGATGCTCTACCAACTGAGCTACACTCCTAGGCCGGAGAGGGCCGGTCCTTAGCGGCGGCATAGAAAGCGTGCAAGCGGATTGATCGTCTCTGTCAGGCTGCGATCCGGCCATGGTTGGCGGTGAGGAGCTTGCGCGCCTCGGCGGCGGTGCACGGCCGTGCGAAGACGAACCCCTGGACGCGGGTGCAGCCGAACGCCCGGACGGCAGCGAGCTGCTCCCCGGTCTCGACGCCCTCCGCCACCGTGTCCATGCTGAGGCTGCCCGCCATCGCGACGATCGCGCGCACGATCGCACTGCTGCCCGGATCGTCCGCACAAACCGCGGCGATGAAGCTGCGGTCCACCTTGATCGTGTCGAACCGGCTGTCCCGCACATAAGCGAGCGACGAATAGCCGGTGCCGAAATCATCGATCGCCAGCCGGATGCCAAGCGCGCGTATCTGGTGCAGCACCTTCTGCGTCAGCGGCGTGAGCTGGAGGAAGACCGTCTCGGTGATCTCCAGCTCCAATCGGTGCGGATCGAGCCCCGATTGCGACAGCGCCGAGATCAAGGTCAGCATAAAACCGGGCTCATGAAGCTGGACCGGCGATATGTTCACGGCGACGTTGATGTCGCCGGGCCAGGATGCCGCCTCGGCCAGCGCATTGCGCAACGCCCATTCACCGATCCGGCCGATCAGCCCGGTCTCCTCGGCAATCGCCACGAATTTCGCGGGCGAGACTTCGCCAAGCCGCGCATTCTGCCAGCGGAGCAGCGCTTCGAAGCCATGGATTCGGCCAGTCCCCGCTTCCACCACCGGCTGATAGACGAGCGCGAGCTCACGGGCGTCGAGCGCGGTCCGCAGCGACAGCTCGATCTGCCGCCGCTCCTCCGCCTGCTCGTGGAGGCCGCGCTCGTAGAAATAGACGTCGCCGCCGCCGTCGGCCTTGGCACGATGCAGCGCGAGATCGGCGCTGCGCATCATGTCCTCGACCGACTCCCCGTCCTGCGGCCCCAACGCCGCGCCGATGCTGGCGCCGACGAAAAGGTGCTGGTCGAGATAGAGGAAGGGCTGCTTCATCGTCTCGACGATATCGACGCACAGCCGTTCGATCGCGGCGGCGTCGATGGCGTCGGGAATGACCAGAGCGAATTCGTCGCCGCCCAGCCGCCCCAGGGTCATGCCGGGCGCGAGCACCGGGGCGAGCCGCTGCGTCACCTGCTGGAGCAGATGATCGCCCGCGACATGGCCCAGCGTGTCGTTGACGTTCTTGAAGCGATCGAGATCGATTAGCAGGATCGCGCACAGGCGATCGGCGTCGCGCGCCCGGCTGAGGGCGGTGCCTAGCGCTTCGAGAAGCTGCAGCCGGTTGGGCAGGCCGGTCAGCGGATCGTGCCGGGCCATGTGGGCAATCCGCCGTGCGGCCTGCTGCGTCTCGGTCACATCGGAGCCGACGCCGCGATAGCCCAGGAAACCCCCGCGCGGCCCGAAGCGGGGACGCGCCGAAAGCTGGATGCAACGCGCACCGTCCGGATGCGGCGCGGCAATCAGCAGATCGGCAAAGCCGGAATGGGCCGCCAGGCCGGCGACCGCCGTGCCTATCTCTCCGCTCGATCCGCCCTCGTGCGCATCTTGCGACAGCAATGCGTCGAGCGTCATCGCCTCGATCTCTCCAGCATCCAGGCCCAACGCGCGGGCGAAGCGCGGAGAAACGTTGCGGAAGCGGAGATCGGCGTCGGTTTCCCACAGCCAGTCGGCATCGCTGCTCTCATATTCCTTGAGAAGCAGGCTGATCGTGTCGGAGCGCTCCTCCAGCGCGAGATCGACCATCCGTCGCCGCATGAAGGCGCGCCCATTGCCGAGCACCGCGAACAGCAGCCCGACCGTGTAGATCGGCCCGAGCGTCAGCAGCAACGTCGATTCGGTGTAGCCGAGCATCTTGGTCGTCGCGGCGCCCATCACCAGGATATAGCCGGCCGCCGCGGCGGGGGTGGCGGTGAAGACGAAGGCAGCGCCCGCCATCATGCTCGCGGTGACCAGGCAGATCGCGAGCTGATCGTGCGGCAGCGCGGCGGGAAAGAAGATAAAGGCGGGCACCGCCCAGGCGAAGCCGTAGAGAACGCTGATATGGCTCGCGCGGTCGAGCGCCTGCCGCGATGCCGCAGGCGTGTCGGCGATGCGCCGCCGGCCCACGAGCGCGCCGGTCAGGATGAGAAAGCCGAGGCCGAGCAGCCACAGGGTCAACTGGATGGAGGGCACCGAGCCGCGCAAGACGATTGCGAGCAGCACCGCATTCAATGTCTGCCCGATCGCAGCGACCTTGAGCGCCCGCCGAAGCTCGCGAAGCTGGGCCACGCGCACCCGGTCCCAGCCGGCATGTCCGGCGGGGCTGGCGCGGTTCAGCACCACTTGCCAATCCAGCGTGGGGAGACGTGCGTTGCTCATGGGTCTTCCGACCGCGAGCGTTAGCCGCCAACCGTTATTTATTGATTAGGGGCGGGCGCGGGAACCACCCGCACGTCAGGCAGCGATGTCGTAGGGCTGGATTTCGCCGGATAGATAGAGATTGCGCGCCTTTGCCCGGCTGAGCTTGCCCGACGAGGTGCGCGGCAGCGTGCGCGGCGGGACGAGCTCGATGACGCAGTTCATGCCCGTGATCGAGCGGACGCGCTCGCGGATCTCGGTGCGCAGCTTCTCGCGCTCTTCGGGATCGCTGGTGCGGCACTGGACGAGCACCGCGGGCGTTTCCTCACCGCCAGGCGTCGTGATCGCGAAGGCGGCGATGTCGCCCGACTTGAAGCCGGGGAGCTGCTCCACCGCCCACTCGATATCCTGCGGCCAGTGGTTTTTGCCGTTGATGATGATCATGTCCTTGGCGCGGCCGACGATATAGATGTAGCTATCGGACATGTAGCCCATGTCGCCGGTGTCGAGCCAACCGTCGGCGTCGAGGCAGGCGCGGGTCGATTCTTCGTCGCGGAAATAGCCGATCATGATCGAAGGGCCGCGGGCGTAGACCTTGCCGATCGCGCGGTCGGGCAGGGGATTTCCGTCTTCGTCGCGGACGGCGATCTCCATGTCCTTCACCGCCTTGCCGCAATTGACGATTGCGCGGTAGCGCTGCGGCCGGTCGATCCCGGCCTCGCCGCCACCGGCAAGCAACGTCTCCTCGACCAGCTCGACGACAATACCCTCGCCTGGCGGCATGATCGAGACGGCGAGCGTCGCCTCGGCAAGGCCGTAGCTCGGCGTGAACGCATGGGCGTCGAAACCGGCATCGGCGAAGGCATCGACGAAGGCCTGCATGACGTCGGGCCGGATCATATCCGCGCCATTCCCCGCGACCCGCCAGCGCGACAGATCGAACCGGTCCGACGCCTTCATTTGCGACGACATGCGCCGGGAGCAGATGTCATAGCCGAAGGTCGGGGAGTAGGAGAGGGTCGTGCCCTGGTTGCGGCTGATGAGATCAAGCCAGGCGAGCGGGCGGCGCGCGAAATCCTCGGTCTTCAGATAATCGGTCGAGACCTGGTTGGCGACGACCGAGAGGAAGCAGCCGACCAGCCCCATGTCGTGATACCAGGGCAGCCACGAAACGCAGCGATCCTGATCGCTGACCCGCATCCCATGCGAGTGCGCGGAAAGATTGTTGAGCAGCGCGTGATGCGTGACGGCGACGCCGTGCGGAAAGCGCGTCGAGCCGCTGGAATATTGGAGATAGCAGATATCGTCCGATTGCGCCGTCGGCAGTGCGACGTCGGGCGCCTCACGGTCGGCAAACTCCTCCCACGCGAGGCCTTCGACGCCGGTCTGGGCTGCGGCGGCGCCCGCCATCTCGCCGAGCTCGGCCGGGAAGAAGAGGATGCGCGGATCGGAGCTTTTGAGCTGCACCGCAAGCTGGTCGATATAGCTGTCCTTGCCGCCGAACGAGGTCGGCAGCGGCAGCGGCACCGGCCAGGCGCCGGCATAGACCGCGCCGAAGAAGAGCGCTGCGAAATCCGGTCCCGTCTCCGCAACCAGCGCCACGCGATCGCCCGGGGCGATGCCGAGCGCGATCAGCCGCCGCGCCGCCATGAGCGCATCGTCGCGCAGCTCGGAGAAGGGATAGGCGCGTTTCAGTTGGCCACGGTGATCGTGGAAATTGAGCCCGCGGCGGCCACGCGCGGCATAATCCAGCGCATCGCCGAGCGTCGCGAAATCGGAGAAGCGCCGCTCCAGATCGTCCTCGGTAGGCGTGGGCGCGAGCGCGGCTGCGGCGGGGGGAGTGGCAGCCGGGCGGTCACTGGTCTGGAGCACTCTGGACGAATCCTTCATCATAACGTGCGGCGGTTACGC from Allosphingosinicella indica includes the following:
- a CDS encoding YadA family autotransporter adhesin yields the protein MSALRYHRRVGLLAAAAACGFAHPALAQLVFGNGGAAGSGTVAPAPTAGAAATAGPTGLGVGSGGRGGNSSAGRGGNGGAGANGNGAGAISVGSGGNGGNATAGNAGPGGAGAAATGSGSVAIGSGAQGTYGAAGGAGGAGASASGLGSTAIGSGAANGASGARASGNYGTAIGGSNAAGESAQALGTNSVALGNGASASADGGGIAANGTALGANSRTTARNAVALGQGSVADEADSVSVGASGATRAITNVTAGRVGATSTDAVTGSQLHATDQAVSAAASDATNALADAAAAQATADAARADAATAQSSADDALADAATAQSTADNALTDAATAQSTADTARSEATNAQGTADDALAAASGAQTTADDALSDAAIAQGTATVARAEAAAAQATGDSALAAASGAQDTADAATSDAAAAQGTADLARLEAATARALANDGIADAAAAQSTADVAVGDAAAAQGTADMALSYAGVAQLTADTALAGAGAAQTSADSALRDAAAAQGRADDAYGLAAQARAANASNAAETAVAQATADRAFERTAYLETSSTGPAAIASGADAVALGGGSVASGDHSVAIGSGAVAQDGAAVSIGLANVASGNGAVAIGDPNIATGRGAVAIGADNRATGLGAVAIGADSIANGQSAIALGNGANAGAAGSVAIGEGAVASRPGQIVLGTATSTYTLSGIGSAASRAAQTGPLRYVTSDAAGNLALADFGPDALLSLDQSLARVQRDSREGIAAATAIGQAPMPSAPGRTSYVVNGATFRDAQAIGGALAHRFDTANPFAVTAGFAYGGNQNNVVRVGVAGEF
- a CDS encoding fatty acyl-AMP ligase, with amino-acid sequence MLQTSDRPAATPPAAAALAPTPTEDDLERRFSDFATLGDALDYAARGRRGLNFHDHRGQLKRAYPFSELRDDALMAARRLIALGIAPGDRVALVAETGPDFAALFFGAVYAGAWPVPLPLPTSFGGKDSYIDQLAVQLKSSDPRILFFPAELGEMAGAAAAQTGVEGLAWEEFADREAPDVALPTAQSDDICYLQYSSGSTRFPHGVAVTHHALLNNLSAHSHGMRVSDQDRCVSWLPWYHDMGLVGCFLSVVANQVSTDYLKTEDFARRPLAWLDLISRNQGTTLSYSPTFGYDICSRRMSSQMKASDRFDLSRWRVAGNGADMIRPDVMQAFVDAFADAGFDAHAFTPSYGLAEATLAVSIMPPGEGIVVELVEETLLAGGGEAGIDRPQRYRAIVNCGKAVKDMEIAVRDEDGNPLPDRAIGKVYARGPSIMIGYFRDEESTRACLDADGWLDTGDMGYMSDSYIYIVGRAKDMIIINGKNHWPQDIEWAVEQLPGFKSGDIAAFAITTPGGEETPAVLVQCRTSDPEEREKLRTEIRERVRSITGMNCVIELVPPRTLPRTSSGKLSRAKARNLYLSGEIQPYDIAA
- the secE gene encoding preprotein translocase subunit SecE; translation: MAKVSPVEFLRQVRAETAKVVWPTRAETIRTTIMVVIMASVLGIFFFGVDSAFSAIVQALLGLLS
- the rplA gene encoding 50S ribosomal protein L1 — protein: MAKLSKKAKTLAETIDREKLHAIDEAIGLIKKNATSKFDETIEIAINLGVDPRHADQMVRGVVTLPAGTGKDVRVAVFAKGDKADEAKKAGADVVGAEDLMETIQGGQIDFDRVIATPDMMGVVGRLGKVLGPKGLMPNPKLGTVTPNVAEAVKAAKGGQVEFRVEKAGIVHSGIGKASFSEADLRKNFDAFVDAIVKAKPAGAKGKYVRKLALSSTMGPGLKVDTAEVAVA
- the rplK gene encoding 50S ribosomal protein L11, giving the protein MAKKITGYIKLQVPAGAANPSPPIGPALGQRGVNIMEFCKAFNAGTQEMEKGMPIPTVITVYADRSFSFETKTPPASFLIKKAANLKSGSKEPGKVSAGKIKRSALAQIAETKMKDLNANDIEAATKIIEGSARAMGLEVVEG
- a CDS encoding EAL domain-containing protein; the protein is MGLVFGVAQVGELVENAMQVTRAKVRSHPASGQIALVAIDDRSIADFGPLPWRGDMLAELVDAVDAAKPRRIFIDADFATLGTDRQATALARALRGASANVLLPTRFTVNPVTGAKTDHAPPAIFSGSGTPVNTNLFVWWDDAIWKHPYAVNVGGRLVPSLSSELADVRHPAPDLFPVDYGIDIRSIPWFSASDILNGRVSAADLTGKSIVIGRTDNAVERFRVPGLRPVPGVMFHLIGAETLREGEPINAGWIAPLIAAMLFAAAVLKLRRRWLATALFGFTAIGLLAGPVWLEMQHIRVEVVPALMALTVAGVARIVRSMRRAYRLRGTTNLITGMPNLQALRQNRLYNGMVVAARVKNHAQITATLPPQQEKELVEQIVGRLEFGSGGATIYQADEGVFVWLAAEGSEDGITQQLEGLQALFRSPIVVAGRLIDLSVTFGLDLDGSRTLAQRASSALVAADEAARDGKRWATFNPASVEDADWAMSLLARLDHAIDNGELWVAYQPQFDGQTKALIGAEALVRWTHPEKGQIYPDQFIGPAEQGGRIERLTYFVLDKALAVAGNVNRGGRHFTIAVNLSVPLLSSDKLVPTVERLLHKHKLAPELLTLEVTETSTLGSAEIQIANLEALSALGVQLSIDDYGTGFSTLEYLRRIPASEIKIDRSFISMLNKSQSDRIMVNSTIQLAHSLGRKVVAEGVENEEILQELQQMGCDIMQGYHLGRPMPWQDLLSRISEGEAFRAA
- a CDS encoding putative bifunctional diguanylate cyclase/phosphodiesterase — translated: MSNARLPTLDWQVVLNRASPAGHAGWDRVRVAQLRELRRALKVAAIGQTLNAVLLAIVLRGSVPSIQLTLWLLGLGFLILTGALVGRRRIADTPAASRQALDRASHISVLYGFAWAVPAFIFFPAALPHDQLAICLVTASMMAGAAFVFTATPAAAAGYILVMGAATTKMLGYTESTLLLTLGPIYTVGLLFAVLGNGRAFMRRRMVDLALEERSDTISLLLKEYESSDADWLWETDADLRFRNVSPRFARALGLDAGEIEAMTLDALLSQDAHEGGSSGEIGTAVAGLAAHSGFADLLIAAPHPDGARCIQLSARPRFGPRGGFLGYRGVGSDVTETQQAARRIAHMARHDPLTGLPNRLQLLEALGTALSRARDADRLCAILLIDLDRFKNVNDTLGHVAGDHLLQQVTQRLAPVLAPGMTLGRLGGDEFALVIPDAIDAAAIERLCVDIVETMKQPFLYLDQHLFVGASIGAALGPQDGESVEDMMRSADLALHRAKADGGGDVYFYERGLHEQAEERRQIELSLRTALDARELALVYQPVVEAGTGRIHGFEALLRWQNARLGEVSPAKFVAIAEETGLIGRIGEWALRNALAEAASWPGDINVAVNISPVQLHEPGFMLTLISALSQSGLDPHRLELEITETVFLQLTPLTQKVLHQIRALGIRLAIDDFGTGYSSLAYVRDSRFDTIKVDRSFIAAVCADDPGSSAIVRAIVAMAGSLSMDTVAEGVETGEQLAAVRAFGCTRVQGFVFARPCTAAEARKLLTANHGRIAA
- the nusG gene encoding transcription termination/antitermination protein NusG; this encodes MARWYIIHAYSGFENKVRDQIVADATRLGLDQLVEAVEVPTEKVTEVRRGKKVTSDRKFFPGYVLAKLAMNDDVYHLVKNTPKVTGFLGSSGKPQPISEAEAARILNTKDEAAAAAPKQKISVDYEIGDSVKVLDGPFASFNGLVEELDFEKSRVKVAVSIFGRATPVELDFEQVELVK